One Burkholderia cepacia genomic window carries:
- a CDS encoding ankyrin repeat domain-containing protein: MRRIGVARSGARRTRAFSPVSFNARIVFALVRRASDAPRPEQSASRFPNCTDNGGPARALRTKKNLRTWMIERNKRIATVLARGLACLCAGLAFSGASYALDGKEWDLMAAMGDYAVKKTPQNMARVKALLKRGARPYNKTATQPSAMPDEELTPMGLAVVSGVPDVVGLFLASGVAVNMPMSPGGPTLLTYTIGNLSLGEAKPEQIETVRLLIDAGADVNVIAPNGETPLETAASAYTPSLELVRMLLKAGANPRAADPSGRTILFGRAASDLAMLKTLVDGGADPYAHSNSGASPLTFVCERRYELNGQPDPTAAERIAILHKPGTPVEPPRPARPAKSVPTPLLYAAMAHNPDCVKALLEAGANPDAPAMSGDVDGSDYAGSVREVVARKAKSAPDLVDAAAAALIERAPRQ; the protein is encoded by the coding sequence GTGCGCCGGATCGGGGTTGCCCGGTCCGGCGCGCGCCGGACACGCGCCTTCTCGCCTGTATCATTCAATGCCCGTATCGTTTTCGCCCTGGTGCGCCGGGCATCCGATGCACCGCGCCCCGAACAAAGCGCTTCCCGTTTTCCGAATTGCACTGATAATGGCGGCCCAGCGCGTGCGCTGCGAACAAAAAAGAACCTGAGAACCTGGATGATCGAAAGAAATAAAAGAATTGCCACTGTGCTGGCACGGGGGCTGGCGTGCCTGTGCGCCGGATTGGCGTTTTCCGGCGCGAGTTACGCGCTGGATGGCAAGGAATGGGACCTGATGGCCGCGATGGGCGATTACGCGGTGAAGAAGACGCCGCAGAACATGGCGCGCGTCAAGGCGCTGCTGAAGCGGGGCGCCCGCCCGTACAACAAGACGGCCACGCAGCCGTCCGCGATGCCGGATGAGGAACTGACGCCGATGGGCCTCGCTGTCGTCAGCGGGGTGCCTGACGTGGTGGGGTTGTTCCTCGCGTCCGGGGTCGCAGTCAATATGCCGATGTCGCCGGGCGGCCCGACGCTGCTGACGTACACGATCGGCAACCTGTCGCTTGGCGAGGCCAAGCCGGAGCAGATCGAAACGGTGCGACTGCTGATCGACGCCGGCGCGGACGTCAACGTGATCGCGCCGAACGGCGAAACGCCGCTCGAGACGGCCGCGAGCGCCTACACGCCTTCGCTCGAGCTGGTCCGGATGCTGCTGAAGGCCGGCGCCAACCCGCGCGCCGCCGACCCGAGCGGCCGCACGATCCTGTTCGGTCGCGCCGCCTCTGATCTCGCGATGCTGAAGACGCTGGTCGACGGCGGCGCGGACCCCTATGCGCATTCAAATTCCGGGGCGTCGCCGCTGACCTTCGTCTGTGAGCGGCGCTACGAACTCAACGGCCAGCCCGACCCAACGGCGGCCGAGCGCATCGCGATCCTGCACAAGCCCGGCACGCCGGTCGAACCCCCGAGGCCCGCGCGCCCGGCCAAGAGCGTCCCGACGCCGTTGCTCTACGCGGCAATGGCGCACAACCCCGATTGCGTCAAGGCGCTGCTCGAAGCGGGCGCGAATCCCGACGCGCCGGCAATGAGCGGCGACGTCGACGGCAGCGACTATGCAGGCAGCGTGCGCGAGGTCGTGGCGCGCAAGGCGAAGTCCGCGCCGGATCTGGTCGACGCCGCGGCCGCTGCGCTGATCGAGCGGGCGCCGCGCCAGTAA
- a CDS encoding FAD-binding and (Fe-S)-binding domain-containing protein — MKRATPIEVGQALLDTLAADLRTAMRGEVRFDAGTKALYASDASNYRQVPLGVVVPADADDLAAALGVCRRFDVPFLTRGGGTSQNGQGVNVAVVADASKYFNRVVSVDPAAQTALVEPGVVCDTLRDAAEAHGLTFAPDPATHSRCTLGGMIANNSCGAHSVMAGKTVENVEALEILTYDGARFWVGPTPEHELDAIIAAGGRRGEIYRRLRDLRDRYAERIRNEFPQIKRRVSGFNLDQLLPENGFNVARALVGTEGTCAITLQAKVRLVHSPSCRVLLVLGFTDIFTAADAVPHYNRFAPIAIEGLDRAIIRGLQARGLKADEIALLPPGDAWVVLEFGADTVDAALAQAREAEAYFNGGGAGPDVSGFVVTEKAKQQKIWSIRETGASAVALSVDPSKPDPVAGWEDAAVDPLRLGDYLRAFQALVDRYGYETCLYGHFGDGCVHARITFDLRSAEGVQVWRGFLREAAQLVVDFGGSLSGEHGDGQAKAEFLPIMYGPELMQAMAEFKAIWDPANRLNPGKVINAYRADENLRLGPGYKPVTLQTKLTFASPEGDGMQREIERCIGMGKCRSLDGGTMCPSYRATREEKFSTRGRAHLFWEMLQGDVIKDGWNSAEVKEALDACLGCKGCKSDCPTHTDMASYKAEFMSHYYETHRRPRQAMFMGRIGQWAPLASRFPRLTNFMTSTPPLARIGKWLAGIAPQRALPAFAPRPFRAIAKRQGIGQRTNVSPARDKVILWVDTFNEHFSPDIAAAAVDVLSALGYDVTLPKKRLCCGRPLYDYGLLDEARALLRTAVDELAGEIGAGVPVVGLEPGCLSVFKDELLKQLPDEPLAKRLAAQTFLFSDFVAQAEFAWPRLDADVVVHGHCHQKSLFGMQGETALLDKLGVRWTLLDTGCCGMSGSFGFNEDHYDLSMKIGEGKLLPLVRQASADAIVVTNGFSCREQIEQGAGRAPLHIAQLAKRALGV; from the coding sequence GTGAAGCGCGCAACTCCGATCGAAGTCGGGCAGGCGCTGCTCGACACGCTCGCGGCCGACCTGCGCACCGCGATGCGCGGCGAGGTGCGTTTCGATGCCGGCACGAAGGCGCTCTATGCGTCCGACGCGTCGAACTACCGGCAGGTGCCGCTCGGCGTCGTCGTGCCGGCCGACGCGGACGACCTTGCCGCGGCGCTCGGCGTGTGCCGGCGCTTCGACGTGCCGTTCCTGACGCGCGGCGGCGGCACGTCGCAGAACGGGCAGGGCGTGAACGTCGCGGTGGTCGCCGACGCGAGCAAGTACTTCAACCGCGTCGTGTCGGTCGATCCGGCCGCGCAGACGGCGCTCGTCGAGCCGGGCGTCGTGTGCGACACGCTGCGCGACGCGGCCGAGGCGCACGGCCTGACGTTCGCGCCGGACCCGGCGACCCACAGCCGCTGCACGCTCGGCGGGATGATCGCGAACAACTCGTGCGGCGCGCATTCGGTGATGGCCGGCAAGACGGTCGAGAACGTCGAGGCGCTCGAGATCCTCACTTATGACGGCGCGCGCTTCTGGGTCGGCCCGACGCCCGAGCACGAACTCGACGCGATCATCGCGGCAGGCGGCCGGCGCGGCGAGATCTACCGCCGCTTGCGCGACCTGCGCGACCGCTACGCGGAGCGCATCCGCAACGAGTTTCCGCAGATCAAGCGGCGCGTATCCGGCTTCAACCTCGACCAGCTCTTGCCGGAGAACGGCTTCAACGTCGCGCGCGCGCTGGTCGGCACCGAAGGCACGTGCGCGATCACGCTGCAGGCCAAGGTGCGGCTCGTGCACAGCCCGTCGTGCCGCGTGCTGCTCGTGCTCGGCTTTACCGACATCTTCACCGCGGCGGACGCGGTGCCGCATTACAACCGCTTCGCGCCGATCGCGATCGAGGGCCTCGACCGCGCGATCATCCGCGGGCTGCAGGCGCGCGGGCTGAAGGCCGACGAAATCGCGCTGCTGCCGCCGGGCGACGCGTGGGTCGTGCTGGAGTTCGGCGCGGACACCGTCGATGCGGCGCTCGCGCAGGCGCGTGAAGCCGAGGCGTATTTCAACGGCGGCGGCGCGGGGCCGGACGTGAGCGGCTTCGTCGTCACGGAGAAGGCGAAGCAGCAGAAGATCTGGTCGATCCGCGAAACCGGCGCGTCGGCCGTTGCGCTGTCGGTCGATCCGTCCAAGCCCGATCCGGTCGCCGGCTGGGAGGACGCGGCCGTCGATCCGCTGCGGCTCGGCGATTACCTGCGCGCGTTCCAGGCGCTCGTCGACCGCTACGGTTACGAAACCTGCCTGTACGGGCATTTCGGCGACGGCTGCGTGCATGCGCGGATCACGTTCGACCTGCGCAGCGCGGAAGGCGTGCAGGTGTGGCGCGGCTTCCTGCGCGAGGCCGCGCAGCTCGTGGTGGACTTCGGCGGCTCGCTGTCCGGCGAGCATGGCGACGGCCAGGCGAAGGCCGAGTTCCTGCCGATCATGTACGGCCCGGAGCTGATGCAGGCGATGGCCGAGTTCAAGGCGATCTGGGACCCGGCGAACCGGCTGAACCCCGGCAAGGTGATCAACGCGTACCGCGCCGACGAGAACCTGCGGCTCGGCCCCGGGTACAAGCCGGTGACGCTGCAGACGAAGCTGACCTTCGCGAGCCCCGAGGGCGACGGGATGCAGCGCGAGATCGAGCGCTGCATCGGCATGGGCAAGTGCCGCTCGCTCGACGGCGGCACGATGTGCCCGAGCTATCGCGCGACGCGCGAGGAGAAGTTCTCGACGCGCGGCCGCGCGCACCTGTTCTGGGAGATGCTGCAGGGCGACGTGATCAAGGACGGCTGGAACAGCGCCGAGGTCAAGGAAGCGCTCGATGCATGCCTCGGGTGCAAGGGCTGCAAGTCCGATTGCCCGACGCATACCGACATGGCGTCGTACAAGGCGGAATTCATGTCGCACTACTACGAAACGCATCGCCGGCCGCGGCAGGCGATGTTCATGGGGAGGATCGGACAATGGGCGCCGCTGGCGAGCCGTTTTCCTCGGCTTACGAATTTTATGACCTCGACCCCGCCCTTGGCGCGTATCGGCAAGTGGCTCGCGGGCATCGCGCCGCAGCGGGCGCTGCCGGCGTTCGCGCCGCGTCCGTTCCGGGCGATCGCGAAGCGGCAAGGGATCGGGCAGCGCACGAACGTGTCGCCGGCCCGCGACAAGGTGATTCTGTGGGTTGATACGTTCAACGAGCATTTCTCGCCCGACATCGCGGCGGCCGCGGTCGACGTGCTGAGCGCGCTCGGCTACGACGTGACGTTGCCGAAAAAGCGCCTGTGCTGCGGCCGGCCGCTGTACGACTACGGCCTGCTCGACGAGGCGCGCGCGCTGCTGCGCACGGCGGTCGACGAACTGGCCGGCGAGATCGGCGCGGGCGTGCCGGTCGTCGGGCTCGAGCCCGGCTGCCTGTCGGTGTTCAAGGACGAACTGCTGAAGCAGCTTCCCGACGAACCGCTCGCGAAGCGCCTCGCCGCGCAGACGTTCCTGTTCTCCGATTTCGTCGCGCAGGCGGAGTTCGCGTGGCCGCGGCTCGACGCGGACGTGGTCGTCCACGGGCACTGCCATCAGAAATCGCTGTTCGGGATGCAGGGAGAAACCGCGCTGCTCGACAAACTCGGCGTGCGCTGGACACTGCTCGACACGGGCTGCTGCGGGATGTCGGGGTCGTTCGGCTTCAACGAGGACCATTACGACCTGTCGATGAAGATCGGCGAAGGCAAGCTGCTGCCGCTCGTGCGGCAGGCGAGCGCGGATGCAATCGTCGTCACCAACGGCTTCAGCTGCCGCGAGCAGATCGAGCAGGGCGCGGGCCGCGCGCCGCTGCACATCGCGCAGCTCGCGAAGCGGGCGCTCGGGGTGTGA
- a CDS encoding LysR family transcriptional regulator → MRKFKIPNMGALVAFEAAARHESFTHAAKELFLTESAVSRQIATLEASLGVRLFARVKQRVVLTRAGKLYGTQVRRALEALDRDTLSIIAHGSGGGYLELAVLPTFASHWLIPRIKSFYDRTPDVRVNMGSRTDLFSFEDTHFEAAIHYGKPTWPGTSSDYLFGEEVVPICSPALLDGPVERVEDLLAYPLLHSTTRPGAWAQWFETHGVEDIRTMQGVRYELHTMLISAAAAGLGVALVPKFFVEEQLQQLGLVVPCDAATVGDSAYYLVYPTEFSHSKPLELFRGWLLEQASAYAAPGRDRDDEGDEFVDDEDVE, encoded by the coding sequence ATGCGTAAATTCAAGATCCCCAACATGGGCGCGCTCGTGGCTTTCGAAGCCGCCGCGCGTCACGAGAGCTTCACGCACGCGGCCAAGGAGCTGTTCCTGACCGAAAGCGCGGTTTCGCGACAGATCGCGACGCTGGAAGCCAGCCTCGGCGTGCGGCTGTTCGCGCGCGTGAAGCAGCGCGTCGTGCTGACGCGCGCCGGCAAGCTCTACGGCACGCAGGTGCGCCGCGCGCTGGAGGCGCTCGACCGCGACACGCTGTCGATCATCGCGCACGGCAGCGGCGGCGGCTACCTGGAGCTGGCGGTGCTGCCGACCTTCGCGTCGCACTGGCTGATCCCGCGCATCAAGAGCTTCTACGACCGCACGCCCGACGTGCGCGTGAACATGGGCAGCCGCACCGACCTGTTCTCGTTCGAGGACACGCACTTCGAGGCCGCGATCCACTACGGCAAGCCGACCTGGCCCGGTACGTCGTCCGACTACCTGTTCGGCGAGGAAGTCGTGCCGATCTGCTCGCCCGCGCTGCTCGACGGGCCCGTCGAGCGCGTCGAGGATCTGCTCGCCTACCCGCTGCTGCACTCGACGACGCGCCCCGGCGCGTGGGCGCAGTGGTTCGAGACGCACGGCGTCGAGGACATCCGCACGATGCAGGGCGTGCGCTACGAGCTGCATACGATGCTGATCAGCGCGGCCGCGGCCGGGCTCGGCGTCGCGCTCGTGCCGAAATTCTTCGTCGAGGAACAGTTGCAGCAGCTCGGCCTGGTCGTGCCATGCGACGCGGCGACGGTCGGCGATTCCGCGTACTACCTCGTGTATCCGACGGAGTTCAGCCACAGCAAGCCGCTGGAGCTGTTTCGCGGCTGGCTGCTCGAGCAGGCGAGCGCGTATGCGGCGCCGGGGCGGGACCGGGACGATGAAGGGGACGAATTCGTGGACGACGAAGACGTCGAGTGA
- a CDS encoding Fic family protein: MPNQTAALLNAIDADKATLDAARPLPQHTIASLREKLLLEWTYHSNAIEGNTLTLRETKVVLEGITVGGKSLREHFEATNHRDAIVYVEDIVAKAEALSEWQIRNIHSLVLKGIDAEEAGRYRRENVVIAGASTTPPDFMHLAVAMAALIDWNEAAGDMHPVERAAELHTRFMKIHPFIDGNGPTGRLLLNFELMKAGYPPAIIRKEDRLAYYDALDKACVSGDYGDITRLVAESAQRSLDTYLDVLGLRHAPAPESQSNGNEDRVIWVLDEGHRTTTE, translated from the coding sequence ATGCCGAATCAAACCGCCGCGCTGCTGAACGCGATCGACGCCGACAAGGCGACGCTCGACGCTGCGCGCCCGCTGCCGCAGCACACGATTGCCTCGCTGCGCGAAAAGTTGTTGCTCGAGTGGACGTATCATTCGAACGCGATCGAGGGCAACACGCTGACGCTGCGAGAAACCAAGGTGGTGCTCGAAGGCATCACGGTCGGCGGAAAATCCCTTCGCGAGCACTTCGAGGCGACAAACCATCGTGACGCGATCGTCTATGTCGAGGACATCGTGGCGAAAGCGGAAGCACTGTCGGAATGGCAGATTCGCAACATCCACAGTCTCGTGTTGAAGGGCATCGATGCTGAAGAAGCGGGCCGGTATCGCCGCGAAAACGTGGTGATCGCGGGCGCGAGTACAACCCCGCCGGATTTCATGCATCTGGCTGTCGCTATGGCCGCGCTGATCGACTGGAATGAGGCGGCCGGAGACATGCATCCGGTCGAGCGGGCGGCGGAACTGCACACGCGATTCATGAAGATTCATCCGTTCATTGATGGCAACGGGCCGACGGGGCGGCTGCTGCTCAACTTCGAGTTGATGAAGGCGGGCTATCCGCCCGCGATCATCCGCAAAGAGGATCGCCTTGCCTACTACGACGCGCTCGACAAAGCATGCGTGAGTGGCGATTACGGCGACATCACGCGACTGGTTGCCGAATCTGCACAACGCTCGCTCGACACGTATCTCGACGTGCTCGGGCTGCGTCATGCACCCGCACCGGAATCGCAATCTAATGGCAATGAGGATCGAGTTATATGGGTTCTCGATGAAGGCCACCGGACCACAACTGAATAA
- a CDS encoding DUF1338 domain-containing protein: MRNPNIESLLTKLLGQAKTDALFSTLNMPAILEEWEDGVVTRAEIAQAMNMALFEGLLERSANGRAYTADAIESGGSVYFDHGALRTVRWPHTGALPPGEAAFTRILRPLGFRLNGRYPLDKLGMTGRAYAHEDAPDEIAQFFVSELHPERFSKEFQQAVTNVVSSSRDPLSPAAVALLWEVEREGWLSLEAAHALLPEIVGAFARQHDLPNELDYETLLLESAEMAWIATEGNAFNHATDRVADVFKLSDDEKAKGRPMKPEVERSRSGRVFQTAYRADTVEREFRTRDGGTVKRNVPGSFYEFITRKRTFDQAARRWVTDLRFDAGNAQGIFKMTANAAK; this comes from the coding sequence ATGCGCAATCCGAATATCGAGAGCTTGCTGACGAAGCTGCTGGGACAGGCGAAGACCGACGCCCTGTTCTCGACCCTGAACATGCCGGCCATCCTCGAAGAATGGGAAGACGGCGTCGTGACGCGCGCGGAAATCGCGCAGGCGATGAACATGGCGCTGTTCGAAGGGCTGCTCGAGCGTTCGGCGAACGGCCGCGCGTACACGGCCGACGCGATCGAAAGCGGCGGCTCGGTCTATTTCGACCACGGCGCGCTGCGCACGGTGCGCTGGCCGCACACGGGTGCGCTGCCGCCGGGCGAGGCCGCGTTCACGCGCATCCTGCGTCCGCTCGGCTTCCGCCTGAACGGCCGTTACCCGCTCGACAAGCTCGGCATGACGGGCCGCGCGTATGCGCATGAAGACGCGCCGGACGAAATCGCGCAGTTCTTCGTCAGCGAACTGCACCCGGAGCGTTTCTCGAAGGAATTCCAGCAGGCCGTGACGAACGTCGTCAGCTCGTCGCGCGATCCGCTGTCGCCGGCGGCCGTCGCGCTGCTGTGGGAAGTCGAGCGCGAAGGCTGGCTGTCGCTGGAGGCCGCGCACGCGCTGCTGCCGGAGATCGTCGGTGCGTTCGCGCGCCAGCACGACCTGCCGAACGAGCTCGACTACGAGACGCTGCTGCTGGAATCGGCGGAAATGGCGTGGATCGCGACCGAAGGCAACGCGTTCAACCATGCGACCGACCGCGTGGCCGACGTGTTCAAGCTGTCCGACGACGAGAAGGCGAAGGGCCGGCCGATGAAGCCGGAAGTCGAGCGTTCGCGCTCGGGCCGCGTGTTCCAGACCGCCTATCGTGCCGACACCGTCGAGCGCGAGTTCCGCACGCGCGACGGCGGCACGGTGAAGCGCAACGTGCCGGGCTCGTTCTACGAGTTCATCACGCGCAAGCGCACCTTCGACCAGGCGGCGCGCCGCTGGGTGACCGACCTGCGTTTCGATGCGGGCAACGCGCAGGGCATCTTCAAGATGACGGCGAACGCGGCGAAATAA
- a CDS encoding J domain-containing protein has translation MPRTNSRSVSIAPGSGKTVLSKGQKAFNALIKQIEKRRKRLSAWEHVMPAFQKRYVDELLPLERAWTELRTTMAFRLDEASGRKGLTKAEQRTLSTLLSSLAGDLLDVSDDAQLKILYNRHRGTDYDDEIAAGFATMKAELEAMLGVELDDDLDMSAHDEVLQHVRAKLEQQQARDEANKRAREARRAERQKTAKQLAKESQQQAEQVALSQSIRDVYRKLASVLHPDREPDPLERERKTSLMQRVNQAYDRNDLLKLLELQLELEHIDQHTINQISEDRLKHYNKILKEQVAELDQEIRHVESHLRFAYGLSPYVEVSPDTVLVILAREIVGREQDIRNLKEEMPLFDDVGSLKRWLKELKRQQSAFPLDEMPF, from the coding sequence ATGCCCCGCACAAACAGCCGGTCCGTCAGCATCGCGCCGGGCTCCGGCAAGACCGTCCTGTCCAAGGGGCAAAAGGCGTTCAACGCGCTGATCAAGCAAATCGAGAAGCGCCGCAAGCGCCTGTCGGCATGGGAGCACGTCATGCCCGCGTTCCAGAAGCGATATGTCGACGAGCTGTTGCCGCTCGAACGCGCGTGGACGGAGCTGCGCACCACGATGGCTTTCCGGCTCGACGAGGCAAGCGGCCGGAAAGGCTTGACCAAGGCCGAGCAACGCACGCTCTCGACGCTGCTCTCCAGCCTCGCCGGCGACCTGCTCGACGTCAGCGACGACGCGCAGTTGAAGATCCTCTACAACCGGCATCGCGGGACCGACTACGACGACGAAATCGCCGCCGGATTCGCGACGATGAAGGCCGAGCTGGAAGCGATGCTCGGCGTCGAGCTCGACGACGATCTCGACATGAGCGCGCATGACGAAGTCCTGCAACACGTTCGGGCGAAGCTGGAGCAACAGCAGGCTCGGGACGAGGCCAACAAGCGGGCGCGGGAAGCGCGGCGGGCCGAACGGCAAAAAACGGCGAAGCAGCTTGCGAAGGAGTCGCAACAGCAAGCCGAACAGGTCGCGCTGAGCCAGTCGATCCGCGACGTCTATCGCAAGCTGGCGAGCGTGCTCCATCCCGATCGGGAGCCCGACCCGCTGGAGCGCGAGCGCAAGACTTCGCTGATGCAGCGCGTGAACCAGGCTTACGACAGGAACGATCTGCTGAAACTGCTGGAACTGCAGCTCGAACTCGAGCACATCGACCAGCACACGATCAACCAAATCAGCGAAGATCGCCTGAAGCACTACAACAAGATACTCAAGGAGCAAGTCGCCGAACTCGACCAGGAAATCCGGCACGTGGAATCCCACCTCAGATTCGCCTACGGACTTTCTCCGTACGTCGAAGTCTCTCCCGACACGGTGTTGGTCATTCTCGCGCGTGAAATCGTCGGGCGCGAGCAGGACATTCGCAATCTGAAGGAAGAGATGCCGCTGTTCGACGACGTCGGGAGCCTGAAGCGTTGGCTGAAGGAGCTGAAACGTCAGCAGTCGGCCTTCCCGCTCGACGAGATGCCGTTCTGA